The following are from one region of the Bactrocera oleae isolate idBacOlea1 chromosome 6, idBacOlea1, whole genome shotgun sequence genome:
- the LOC106625557 gene encoding LITAF domain-containing protein: MSKANGTTPPQYTYVPPPSAPPSYQEAVGGVKPVGPFTPIAASTVLSSNNAIVTTVVPIGRTATHMICPSCHIEIETTTRTEPGMIAYLSGFIIALLGCWLGCCLIPCCIDDCMDVHHTCPNCKAYLGRYRR, translated from the exons ATGAGCAAAGCAAATGGAACAACGCCCCCGCAATATACATACGTTCCTCCACCATCGGCGCCACCATCTTATCAGGAAGCTGTTGGTGGAGTTAAACCGGTTGGACCATTTACACCAATTGCAGCATCTACTGTTCTATCATCCAACAATGCAATTGTAACCACGGTTGTACCTATCGGTCGAACTGCTACACATATGATATGTCCTTCTTGTCATATCGAAATCGAAACTACTACACGTACGGAACCAGGCATGATCGCTTACTTGTCAGGATTTATAATAGCTCTTTTAGG ttGCTGGCTTGGTTGTTGCCTTATACCATGTTGTATAGATGATTGTATGGATGTACATCACACCTGTCCAAATTGCAAAGCATATCTTGGACGTTATCGACGGTAA